A portion of the Oreochromis niloticus isolate F11D_XX linkage group LG10, O_niloticus_UMD_NMBU, whole genome shotgun sequence genome contains these proteins:
- the arfip2b gene encoding arfaptin-2b isoform X2 produces MTDSIMSKAATMEIPINSNGDTGTLTEDDSLEQAAKLQWSLDEKDLQQVMVSGPNLNETSIVSGGYGGTAEGIIPTSSIKGPAVYYNAEFNKRIPVTGLGSNMHHSSSSSSMTAEETTRGVAVEKLETVKKWGLNTYKCTKQMISERFGRGSRTVDLELEAQIEVLRDTKRKYENVLRLARALTNHFYNMVQTQHALGDTFADLSQKSPELRDEFGYNAETQKLLCKNGETLLGAINFFVSSINTLVNKTMEDTLMTIKMYENARLEYDAYRSDLEELSMGPRDAVAMARIEAAQQQYQVQKDKYERLRSDVAIKLKFLEENKVKVMHKQLLLFHNAISAYFAGNQQQLEQTLKQFNVKLKPPGADKPSWLEEQ; encoded by the exons GCTGCAAAGCTGCAGTGGAGCTTAGATGAGAAG GACCTGCAGCAGGTGATGGTATCAGGTCCCAATCTCAACGAGACTAGCATTGTTTCTGGGGGCTATGGAGGAACAGCAGAGGGCATTATCCCCACCAGTTCAATCAAAG GCCCTGCTGTGTACTACAATGCTGAGTTTAACAAAAGGATCCCAGTTACAGGATTAG GTTCCAACatgcaccacagcagcagcagctcatcaATGACGGCAGAGGAAACGACCCGCGGTGTGGCTGTGGAAAAGCTAGAAACAGTGAAGAAATGGGGTCTGAATACTTACAAG TGTACAAAGCAAATGATCTCAGAGCGTTTCGGTCGGGGTTCCCGGACCGTGGACCTGGAGCTGGAGGCTCAGATTGAGGTGCTGAGAGACACTAAACGGAAATACGAGAATGTTCTACGACTGGCCAGAGCTCTGACCAACCATTTCTACAACATGGTGCAGACACAGCATGCGCTTGGCGACACCTTTGCTGACCTCAGTCAGAAATCTCCCGAGCTTCGG GATGAATTCGGCTACAATGCAGAGACTCAGAAGTTGCTGTGTAAGAACGGAGAGACTTTACTTGGTGCCATCAACTTCTTTGTGTCCAGCATCAATACGTTAGTCAACAAGACCATGGAGGACACCCTGATGACTATCAAGATGTATGAAAATGCAAG ACTAGAGTATGATGCCTACCGGTCAGACCTTGAGGAACTGAGTATGGGTCCAAGAGATGCTGTAGCCATGGCCCGTATAGAAGCTGCTCAGCAACAGTACCAAGTCCAAAAGGACAAGTATGAACGTCTTCGCTCAGATGTTGCCATTAAGCTCAAGTTTCTGGAGGAGAATAAG GTGAAGGTGATGCATAAGCAGCTCCTTCTCTTCCATAATGCCATATCAGCATACTTTGCTGGCAACCAGCAGCAGCTTGAGCAAACGCTGAAGCAGTTCAACGTAAAGTTGAAGCCCCCAGGGGCTGACAAGCCCTCCTGGTTAGAAGAGCAATGA
- the arfip2b gene encoding arfaptin-2b isoform X1 encodes MTDSIMSKAATMEIPINSNGDTGTLTEDDSLEQAAKLQWSLDEKVGSSRGTRDLQQVMVSGPNLNETSIVSGGYGGTAEGIIPTSSIKGPAVYYNAEFNKRIPVTGLGSNMHHSSSSSSMTAEETTRGVAVEKLETVKKWGLNTYKCTKQMISERFGRGSRTVDLELEAQIEVLRDTKRKYENVLRLARALTNHFYNMVQTQHALGDTFADLSQKSPELRDEFGYNAETQKLLCKNGETLLGAINFFVSSINTLVNKTMEDTLMTIKMYENARLEYDAYRSDLEELSMGPRDAVAMARIEAAQQQYQVQKDKYERLRSDVAIKLKFLEENKVKVMHKQLLLFHNAISAYFAGNQQQLEQTLKQFNVKLKPPGADKPSWLEEQ; translated from the exons GCTGCAAAGCTGCAGTGGAGCTTAGATGAGAAGGTAGGGAGCTCCAGAGGCACCAGG GACCTGCAGCAGGTGATGGTATCAGGTCCCAATCTCAACGAGACTAGCATTGTTTCTGGGGGCTATGGAGGAACAGCAGAGGGCATTATCCCCACCAGTTCAATCAAAG GCCCTGCTGTGTACTACAATGCTGAGTTTAACAAAAGGATCCCAGTTACAGGATTAG GTTCCAACatgcaccacagcagcagcagctcatcaATGACGGCAGAGGAAACGACCCGCGGTGTGGCTGTGGAAAAGCTAGAAACAGTGAAGAAATGGGGTCTGAATACTTACAAG TGTACAAAGCAAATGATCTCAGAGCGTTTCGGTCGGGGTTCCCGGACCGTGGACCTGGAGCTGGAGGCTCAGATTGAGGTGCTGAGAGACACTAAACGGAAATACGAGAATGTTCTACGACTGGCCAGAGCTCTGACCAACCATTTCTACAACATGGTGCAGACACAGCATGCGCTTGGCGACACCTTTGCTGACCTCAGTCAGAAATCTCCCGAGCTTCGG GATGAATTCGGCTACAATGCAGAGACTCAGAAGTTGCTGTGTAAGAACGGAGAGACTTTACTTGGTGCCATCAACTTCTTTGTGTCCAGCATCAATACGTTAGTCAACAAGACCATGGAGGACACCCTGATGACTATCAAGATGTATGAAAATGCAAG ACTAGAGTATGATGCCTACCGGTCAGACCTTGAGGAACTGAGTATGGGTCCAAGAGATGCTGTAGCCATGGCCCGTATAGAAGCTGCTCAGCAACAGTACCAAGTCCAAAAGGACAAGTATGAACGTCTTCGCTCAGATGTTGCCATTAAGCTCAAGTTTCTGGAGGAGAATAAG GTGAAGGTGATGCATAAGCAGCTCCTTCTCTTCCATAATGCCATATCAGCATACTTTGCTGGCAACCAGCAGCAGCTTGAGCAAACGCTGAAGCAGTTCAACGTAAAGTTGAAGCCCCCAGGGGCTGACAAGCCCTCCTGGTTAGAAGAGCAATGA
- the arfip2b gene encoding arfaptin-2b isoform X5, translating to MTDSIMSKAATMEIPINSNGDTGTLTEDDSLEQAAKLQWSLDEKDLQQVMVSGPNLNETSIVSGGYGGTAEGIIPTSSIKGSNMHHSSSSSSMTAEETTRGVAVEKLETVKKWGLNTYKCTKQMISERFGRGSRTVDLELEAQIEVLRDTKRKYENVLRLARALTNHFYNMVQTQHALGDTFADLSQKSPELRDEFGYNAETQKLLCKNGETLLGAINFFVSSINTLVNKTMEDTLMTIKMYENARLEYDAYRSDLEELSMGPRDAVAMARIEAAQQQYQVQKDKYERLRSDVAIKLKFLEENKVKVMHKQLLLFHNAISAYFAGNQQQLEQTLKQFNVKLKPPGADKPSWLEEQ from the exons GCTGCAAAGCTGCAGTGGAGCTTAGATGAGAAG GACCTGCAGCAGGTGATGGTATCAGGTCCCAATCTCAACGAGACTAGCATTGTTTCTGGGGGCTATGGAGGAACAGCAGAGGGCATTATCCCCACCAGTTCAATCAAAG GTTCCAACatgcaccacagcagcagcagctcatcaATGACGGCAGAGGAAACGACCCGCGGTGTGGCTGTGGAAAAGCTAGAAACAGTGAAGAAATGGGGTCTGAATACTTACAAG TGTACAAAGCAAATGATCTCAGAGCGTTTCGGTCGGGGTTCCCGGACCGTGGACCTGGAGCTGGAGGCTCAGATTGAGGTGCTGAGAGACACTAAACGGAAATACGAGAATGTTCTACGACTGGCCAGAGCTCTGACCAACCATTTCTACAACATGGTGCAGACACAGCATGCGCTTGGCGACACCTTTGCTGACCTCAGTCAGAAATCTCCCGAGCTTCGG GATGAATTCGGCTACAATGCAGAGACTCAGAAGTTGCTGTGTAAGAACGGAGAGACTTTACTTGGTGCCATCAACTTCTTTGTGTCCAGCATCAATACGTTAGTCAACAAGACCATGGAGGACACCCTGATGACTATCAAGATGTATGAAAATGCAAG ACTAGAGTATGATGCCTACCGGTCAGACCTTGAGGAACTGAGTATGGGTCCAAGAGATGCTGTAGCCATGGCCCGTATAGAAGCTGCTCAGCAACAGTACCAAGTCCAAAAGGACAAGTATGAACGTCTTCGCTCAGATGTTGCCATTAAGCTCAAGTTTCTGGAGGAGAATAAG GTGAAGGTGATGCATAAGCAGCTCCTTCTCTTCCATAATGCCATATCAGCATACTTTGCTGGCAACCAGCAGCAGCTTGAGCAAACGCTGAAGCAGTTCAACGTAAAGTTGAAGCCCCCAGGGGCTGACAAGCCCTCCTGGTTAGAAGAGCAATGA
- the arfip2b gene encoding arfaptin-2b isoform X3, producing MTDSIMSKAATMEIPINSNGDTGTLTEDDSLEQAAKLQWSLDEKVGSSRGTRDLQQVMVSGPNLNETSIVSGGYGGTAEGIIPTSSIKGSNMHHSSSSSSMTAEETTRGVAVEKLETVKKWGLNTYKCTKQMISERFGRGSRTVDLELEAQIEVLRDTKRKYENVLRLARALTNHFYNMVQTQHALGDTFADLSQKSPELRDEFGYNAETQKLLCKNGETLLGAINFFVSSINTLVNKTMEDTLMTIKMYENARLEYDAYRSDLEELSMGPRDAVAMARIEAAQQQYQVQKDKYERLRSDVAIKLKFLEENKVKVMHKQLLLFHNAISAYFAGNQQQLEQTLKQFNVKLKPPGADKPSWLEEQ from the exons GCTGCAAAGCTGCAGTGGAGCTTAGATGAGAAGGTAGGGAGCTCCAGAGGCACCAGG GACCTGCAGCAGGTGATGGTATCAGGTCCCAATCTCAACGAGACTAGCATTGTTTCTGGGGGCTATGGAGGAACAGCAGAGGGCATTATCCCCACCAGTTCAATCAAAG GTTCCAACatgcaccacagcagcagcagctcatcaATGACGGCAGAGGAAACGACCCGCGGTGTGGCTGTGGAAAAGCTAGAAACAGTGAAGAAATGGGGTCTGAATACTTACAAG TGTACAAAGCAAATGATCTCAGAGCGTTTCGGTCGGGGTTCCCGGACCGTGGACCTGGAGCTGGAGGCTCAGATTGAGGTGCTGAGAGACACTAAACGGAAATACGAGAATGTTCTACGACTGGCCAGAGCTCTGACCAACCATTTCTACAACATGGTGCAGACACAGCATGCGCTTGGCGACACCTTTGCTGACCTCAGTCAGAAATCTCCCGAGCTTCGG GATGAATTCGGCTACAATGCAGAGACTCAGAAGTTGCTGTGTAAGAACGGAGAGACTTTACTTGGTGCCATCAACTTCTTTGTGTCCAGCATCAATACGTTAGTCAACAAGACCATGGAGGACACCCTGATGACTATCAAGATGTATGAAAATGCAAG ACTAGAGTATGATGCCTACCGGTCAGACCTTGAGGAACTGAGTATGGGTCCAAGAGATGCTGTAGCCATGGCCCGTATAGAAGCTGCTCAGCAACAGTACCAAGTCCAAAAGGACAAGTATGAACGTCTTCGCTCAGATGTTGCCATTAAGCTCAAGTTTCTGGAGGAGAATAAG GTGAAGGTGATGCATAAGCAGCTCCTTCTCTTCCATAATGCCATATCAGCATACTTTGCTGGCAACCAGCAGCAGCTTGAGCAAACGCTGAAGCAGTTCAACGTAAAGTTGAAGCCCCCAGGGGCTGACAAGCCCTCCTGGTTAGAAGAGCAATGA
- the arfip2b gene encoding arfaptin-2b isoform X4, giving the protein MTDSIMSKAATMEIPINSNGDTGTLTEDDSLEQDLQQVMVSGPNLNETSIVSGGYGGTAEGIIPTSSIKGPAVYYNAEFNKRIPVTGLGSNMHHSSSSSSMTAEETTRGVAVEKLETVKKWGLNTYKCTKQMISERFGRGSRTVDLELEAQIEVLRDTKRKYENVLRLARALTNHFYNMVQTQHALGDTFADLSQKSPELRDEFGYNAETQKLLCKNGETLLGAINFFVSSINTLVNKTMEDTLMTIKMYENARLEYDAYRSDLEELSMGPRDAVAMARIEAAQQQYQVQKDKYERLRSDVAIKLKFLEENKVKVMHKQLLLFHNAISAYFAGNQQQLEQTLKQFNVKLKPPGADKPSWLEEQ; this is encoded by the exons GACCTGCAGCAGGTGATGGTATCAGGTCCCAATCTCAACGAGACTAGCATTGTTTCTGGGGGCTATGGAGGAACAGCAGAGGGCATTATCCCCACCAGTTCAATCAAAG GCCCTGCTGTGTACTACAATGCTGAGTTTAACAAAAGGATCCCAGTTACAGGATTAG GTTCCAACatgcaccacagcagcagcagctcatcaATGACGGCAGAGGAAACGACCCGCGGTGTGGCTGTGGAAAAGCTAGAAACAGTGAAGAAATGGGGTCTGAATACTTACAAG TGTACAAAGCAAATGATCTCAGAGCGTTTCGGTCGGGGTTCCCGGACCGTGGACCTGGAGCTGGAGGCTCAGATTGAGGTGCTGAGAGACACTAAACGGAAATACGAGAATGTTCTACGACTGGCCAGAGCTCTGACCAACCATTTCTACAACATGGTGCAGACACAGCATGCGCTTGGCGACACCTTTGCTGACCTCAGTCAGAAATCTCCCGAGCTTCGG GATGAATTCGGCTACAATGCAGAGACTCAGAAGTTGCTGTGTAAGAACGGAGAGACTTTACTTGGTGCCATCAACTTCTTTGTGTCCAGCATCAATACGTTAGTCAACAAGACCATGGAGGACACCCTGATGACTATCAAGATGTATGAAAATGCAAG ACTAGAGTATGATGCCTACCGGTCAGACCTTGAGGAACTGAGTATGGGTCCAAGAGATGCTGTAGCCATGGCCCGTATAGAAGCTGCTCAGCAACAGTACCAAGTCCAAAAGGACAAGTATGAACGTCTTCGCTCAGATGTTGCCATTAAGCTCAAGTTTCTGGAGGAGAATAAG GTGAAGGTGATGCATAAGCAGCTCCTTCTCTTCCATAATGCCATATCAGCATACTTTGCTGGCAACCAGCAGCAGCTTGAGCAAACGCTGAAGCAGTTCAACGTAAAGTTGAAGCCCCCAGGGGCTGACAAGCCCTCCTGGTTAGAAGAGCAATGA
- the arfip2b gene encoding arfaptin-2b isoform X6 produces the protein MTDSIMSKAATMEIPINSNGDTGTLTEDDSLEQDLQQVMVSGPNLNETSIVSGGYGGTAEGIIPTSSIKGSNMHHSSSSSSMTAEETTRGVAVEKLETVKKWGLNTYKCTKQMISERFGRGSRTVDLELEAQIEVLRDTKRKYENVLRLARALTNHFYNMVQTQHALGDTFADLSQKSPELRDEFGYNAETQKLLCKNGETLLGAINFFVSSINTLVNKTMEDTLMTIKMYENARLEYDAYRSDLEELSMGPRDAVAMARIEAAQQQYQVQKDKYERLRSDVAIKLKFLEENKVKVMHKQLLLFHNAISAYFAGNQQQLEQTLKQFNVKLKPPGADKPSWLEEQ, from the exons GACCTGCAGCAGGTGATGGTATCAGGTCCCAATCTCAACGAGACTAGCATTGTTTCTGGGGGCTATGGAGGAACAGCAGAGGGCATTATCCCCACCAGTTCAATCAAAG GTTCCAACatgcaccacagcagcagcagctcatcaATGACGGCAGAGGAAACGACCCGCGGTGTGGCTGTGGAAAAGCTAGAAACAGTGAAGAAATGGGGTCTGAATACTTACAAG TGTACAAAGCAAATGATCTCAGAGCGTTTCGGTCGGGGTTCCCGGACCGTGGACCTGGAGCTGGAGGCTCAGATTGAGGTGCTGAGAGACACTAAACGGAAATACGAGAATGTTCTACGACTGGCCAGAGCTCTGACCAACCATTTCTACAACATGGTGCAGACACAGCATGCGCTTGGCGACACCTTTGCTGACCTCAGTCAGAAATCTCCCGAGCTTCGG GATGAATTCGGCTACAATGCAGAGACTCAGAAGTTGCTGTGTAAGAACGGAGAGACTTTACTTGGTGCCATCAACTTCTTTGTGTCCAGCATCAATACGTTAGTCAACAAGACCATGGAGGACACCCTGATGACTATCAAGATGTATGAAAATGCAAG ACTAGAGTATGATGCCTACCGGTCAGACCTTGAGGAACTGAGTATGGGTCCAAGAGATGCTGTAGCCATGGCCCGTATAGAAGCTGCTCAGCAACAGTACCAAGTCCAAAAGGACAAGTATGAACGTCTTCGCTCAGATGTTGCCATTAAGCTCAAGTTTCTGGAGGAGAATAAG GTGAAGGTGATGCATAAGCAGCTCCTTCTCTTCCATAATGCCATATCAGCATACTTTGCTGGCAACCAGCAGCAGCTTGAGCAAACGCTGAAGCAGTTCAACGTAAAGTTGAAGCCCCCAGGGGCTGACAAGCCCTCCTGGTTAGAAGAGCAATGA